The Vigna unguiculata cultivar IT97K-499-35 chromosome 1, ASM411807v1, whole genome shotgun sequence nucleotide sequence AAGAAGAAAATGTGCCccattaatataaaaagtatttatgaaaattaaacaacTTGGATggaatgacaatttttttatttttttttataaaaaaagtaacacttaaatattgataaaagtACCTATATAAACaatgaagtaaataaaatatagccGTTAAAAGTGATCATTAATTTGTGGTCGAAGATGGCAGGGCCAAAAGGGTGGTAAAGTAtatctagggatggcaacggggcggggcggggacgggtttcgctatcccatacccatccccgcataaaaaattcatccccatccccatatccaaacccaacgggtatcaaacttttttcccatccccatccccaccgggtaacgggtataatctcgtacccatacccgtacccgtgttctaactacttcaatattaatttttataaaagaaaaaaaattacggtaaagaaaacataatattatgaaatattcaatattaggaggattttcttcgatgccaaataccttaaaataaattataattgtttacattttatattagaataccaaataaaatttcatgtgaaccaaaacatttgttaaatttgcaaactacaacattgatgaacttagttgataaaattaaaaaatatttcaaaaaaatataaaaggaaaacaaatatttaaattaaaatatattttaaatgtttgtttacttcaattttttaaattctaatgaatatcttttttatacactaataaaagttataatatatcacttgatcaaaatgacataaagaataaataataaacataataataaaaggaaaacaaatattcaaattaaaatatattttaaatgtttgtttacttcaattttttaaattataatgaatctcttttttatacactaataaaagttataatacatcacttgatcaaaatgacacaaagaacaaataataaacataataataaaattttgacatagattttgtatcttttgaacttcaatatatgttggatagtgacaaaaaaatattcatagcaattacattaaatttatattgtagtaaataaaagttatttatacaattaaagtggaaaaagttatagtatgattaatagtgagttataaaataacaaataattagatagaatatatcgaaatattattctacatgatgaaaataaacaataaataaaaatattaaaagactaacaaatgtgtgttttagaaataatttgagagactatcgaaagaaatcgcacaaaggaaatcaaatgtataattaaggtatgataaaatgaaaaataccttacagaactaattattaaattatgtttgaagtggttaaaattaaatagaaatatcattagtgaccaaaaaatttgtcattaaattacatataaattagtaattaaattggtcactaaatcaagtacagattcgatcattgaatcggtcactaatttagtcattgattcagacaataaatcaactactaccaccaatgacgaaaaatagtgactgatatgggttactgactaaatcagtcaccatttcatgtttttcttgtagtgaattatcatatactattcctaaatatcattatatatatatatatatatatatatatatatatatatatatatatatatataaaattttaaccacttcaaacagaatttaaagtgaaaaaattacattatgattaataatgagttataaaataaaaaataattagatagaatatatcgaaatattattctacatgatgaaaataaaaaaataaataaaaatattaaaaaactaacaaatgtgtgttttagaaataatttgagagactatcgaaaaaaatcacacaaaggaaatcaaatgtataactaaggtatgataagacgaaaaatatcttagagaattaagaaaacttttcaaatattaacatataattaatggttgaaaaataacaaaaattattttaatgaaacaaaagagttcttcaaattaaacaaaaattaataataataataagtaaagaatttttttatattatcttaaattgagagtataaacattctcatgtgaaagaaaaatttataataaataaaaatattaaaaaataatataaatattcaaatgtgaggcataattttttttaattaacatacatcattttaacataattacataaaggttatgataagataaaaaatatattggagatgagaatgagtttcatgacaagtgaaataattaaaagaaataaaaaatagaaaaaaaatatatatataggggttacttgattaattgtgaatattttaataatttaaacgagaatggagatatggcggggacgggtattatggcgggtatatgtacatccccatacccatccccatacccaactaaaaaaagtcggggattctccatacccatactcatacccagtcaatgcggggattccccgtcaaaacgggaacaggttcgggcaatacccacggggacggatttatttgccatctctaagtATATCTATGAAAGTGATAAGAACTTGAACTATATATAATGtgtattttttctaataaaaattcattttagttAGCTCTGTTTTTATGGAACAGAAAATGATTTtgacaattaataaaaatgagacATATTAATTTCTATtggaattttaaataaaatacctcTATATGCTCAGGCTTAACTATGAAGAGTCCAACACAAGTTCTTCACGCGAAAACTATTAACTTTATACGCCACTAATTCATTATGAACATCATGTTTTGTTATGTATCTATCAGTATCGCGTTTAGAAGGTGCataagtaaattttttgaatgacCATACTTTAATGTAAGAATTAGGTCAAATTTCggaaaacaattaaatatggattttttttaatattaaataaattatattaacttttttaaaggAAATGTTTATAGGGTATTTGTTTTAGGAAGGAGTTTTTATAAAGGGGGAGAGAAAAGGATTTCAGTGGTACCAAGTAACATAAATGTGAAGCAGATAAAAGAATTTGATTTTTGATAAACCTAacttgaaaagaagaaaaagaacataTAAAGAGAACCACATGAGGCTTGTCTTTAGGATTCGTGGTCACCTTGTGTTGTGCATTTGGGTTCTTGTTCTTCGTTGGTATATAAAATAgtaagaattatttttaatatttcattaattttaagaCTAATTTGAGAAACCATTACATGATCTTGAAAAGTTAAATTCACAGTTTTATGGCTCGGAGAATCAAACAGAACAATCTAAACGGTAATTGTAATATATCTATTTCAGGGAAATTGGGATCCATAAAACCTAACCCCtttctattattgttttaagTTATAAAGTTTGTATCCCTTATCAATGCTTCTCTTTGTCCTTCATTTACTCATTTTatttagttgattttttttctttcaattattaaaatttgttttcattctccttttttttccataattattaaaatgctAATAGTAAGTAAATAATATagcaaataatatatattaagttataatacatcTTTTCAACTAATATATATGACTTACATTCGAGAATGGGTAGTTATTATTACATAGTTTTCCAATTGCATAATTTTCAAATAGTATTGCCATATATCatatttgtttaacattttttttttcgtattgtgacttttgtttctttaatgCATCACACATTATCTACCCAAGATCAAAGAAGCACCACATTCCAACCATTATTTCAAAACTTATTAGAAAGTGAATTTAAATCTAATAATCTGAAATCTTCGAACAAACTCTCTTGAAGACATTATTAGATAGCAATTCAATAATAGGTAATACAATAGAACTAATAAACCAAGttatatatactttaatatcatattaagtTAATCTAAATCTGTGAAATATCTAACACACTCTTTAAACAAAAGATGATTTGCTAGCAACCCAATTAAACCTATATATTAGAAATCTAATAAACCCAGTTAGAATAGGCTCTAATATTATAATGAAGAATGAATTTAAACCTATATACTAATCCCCAATTACATTAAACGCTTAACAATCACTATTCAAGTTTTCCtagacaaaaaaatatgtaaagacTTACATGAAGAAGCATAGTGAATAagataatttcaataatttgattataataaataaaatgtaaatgaaCTTAGATTTACAATaggaattagaaaaaaaaaaaaaatgaagatccAAAAGAAGATAATAATTTACACTGATAAACAAAACCACCTTCTATTCTCTTCTCTTCACCAATTTATGTCATCCATCCATATCAACAAACTTATTGCATTGCAGCACAAATCATGTATATATTGGTTCACTTAATATCATGAACCTTCATATAAAAGCCTCTTTCTGTATATGGTTTCTTTGTATGCATAAGAACAAAAATGGTATATAGCATATGTTACTTAACTCATTAAATCTGGTAGTTCATTCGTTACCTATGTTCTCTTCTGCTTATGCTGATTCCGATACTCTCTCATCAGAAGTTCAGCATAGAGAATCTCATTCCATATATCAGGAACACCAGGAAGGCACCAGTGGCTGCAATCTTGGTATCTCAATGGTGATTTTCTTTCTTCAGGAGTTAGATTTTGCTTCCTGTATATGGAAGGATGACCATCCTTTCGAAAATCTGTCATTCTAGTCACGTTTTGGTAGGTCACACTAGTTTTCATGTTCTTTAGCACCTTCTCCAAAACAATCATCTTATCCGGATACTCAGTTAGGTACTTCTCGTTCTCAATTGGATCACTTTCACTATCACATTGTCCACCAGAATTCCACTGTCCACCACTGCAGTTTCAGAAGTTTCTAGCTATGAGCAAGTCTTCTAGCACCATAATCATATGGGGGTGCTCAAGAAATGTATTCTCTACTTGCAAGTAATGAACTTGAAACATAGTATATGATGACACCAAAATATTCCTTTATTGTTGTTGTAAGAGTTGTTTCATGTTCAACCAAACAGAAATTACCCTAAGATTTCAAAAGTGTGATTAAACAAATTACTTGTGTTTTACCTGAAATGGGAGGCAGAATAGCCTCTGAAGAAGACCATGGTCTTGGATGGATTAATGTTGGCATCAACCCACCTGCTCCATGTAGTTAAAGCTCTTCGGAATGCCTCTAGAACGTTTAACTCAGAATACACATGGCTACCTTCTTGGTAATAGTCCTGTCTGAAAATTCCATGGTCAACTTTTAGTCCATGATCATGGAAAGAGAGGGTGAGTGTCATATCATATCATACATACCCTTTAGAGGTTTTATCATGAGTCCACCAGTGGCCAGTGTTGAAGATGATAATGTCTGCATCTTTGTATTGAGACGAAGATTGACCAACTAAATCAAGACGAAGTGTTTCTTTCTTTGTCCCATTCTTATCAGTCATTTCTTCTTCTTGAACCAAAAATGGAGACACAAAAAGCTCCACAGAGAAGTGATAATCCTAATTACACCAAACCAGAGTTCTGTTAGGCAAAGAATAACAATCAAAACAATTACGGAAAAGCAGCTGCAACACAAGAGAGTTCAACACTCACCTTGAATATAAATGAATAAGAGGCTTCGCCTCTGAAATGAACTCTTCCATTTGCTTCATAAACCTTTTTCTTATCCTTCACAGCACTTCTCAATATGCAAATCAAAGACTCCCACATGTTCCTATTGAGAGAATCGCCAACAAAAACAAGTCTTTTCCCTCTCAACAATTCCAGCATTCGATGCGCATCCAATCTGTtaccaattcaaccaaattggGAGCCCCAAAAACAAACAACCAATGGATCAATTCTAGTACAATACAAAACACAGCAACTTCCCATTAGccaaacaaaacaacaacatGAAGCAGACAAATATTGTCAGTTTTGGATTAACGTAAACATCCATCAAATTGAAAACTTTGCCacctaaaactaaaaacaacaaattcaatattttccaataccttgGGAGGCTGCAACCCTTAGGCTTCCACTTATATGTTTGATATTCCTTATCGGGCCTTCCATTCCGAATACAATTGAACTGTTCATCTATCAAAGAGCATGAATCTGGCTTATAGAGAGGATAAGAATCATCCTTAACCCACTTTCCATCAAAAAAATCACACTTCATGAGAGACTCCATCGATTCATCGTTCCCCTCAGTGTGATTCTTCCCATTAATCTGTTTCCTCGCCAGAGAAGCCGTGTAATTACCATTCGGAGCAACACCCTTTACCGAATCAGACTTCACAGAAGAATTAGAACTTGAGTTCTGATGTGGAACTTTCTGGACAGGGAAACTCACTGGAACATTGGTTGCAGGTGTTGCAGGTGCAGTAGCATTTGTAGTTTGGTTTGTGGTTATAGCTTTAGCTTCAGGGGTGTTAAAAGTGTGATTTTTTACACCCCCAGATGTTTCCTTAGCGACAACGGGTGGTGGTGACTTCACCTCTGGAACTGGAGCCTGAGAATTGGTGTGGTTAGTGGTTGGGAAAGGAACCGCATCTTGGGATGAAACAACCGAGGATTGTGTTGTGTTGACAAAGGAGGTTGCTTTGAGTGTTTGAGTTTGTGAGGTAGTGTTGAGATGAGGAGAAAGATAAGTGGCATTACTTGCAGATCTAGAAGTGTTGGTGTTGTTGTGCAGTGGATCAGAGGAATTGGAGGGTGAAGAAGAGTTTGGGAAAAGGAGTGAGAAAATGGAAGGGATTTGAGGCTTGTAGGAACCATCTGgggatgatgtggaagagaaTATGTTGGTGAACCAGGGAGAGGAAGCGTTTGGAGAAGGGGAAAAGGCTAAGAAAACAGTGAAAGCGACGAAGGCAATTGCGAAAGCGTATGCAAAAGCCACTGTTTTTCTGGTTTTGAGAATTGTTGAGAGGCTCTTGAGGTCTGTGGAGAGGTTGGCACCACCGATGGGAACGTACTTGGTGGCATCAGCCATGGAGATTGGAGGTTTGTGTCCCTATTTTTTTGGTAGAAGAAGATGAGAGTTAAGAGGTGAGAGAAAGGAAAAGTAAAGTAGTTGCTTCCAGTGGCACACAGTTGCAGCCTTCAGGGTGTTGAGACATGAACAtgaatgaagaagtgtatgtgtGAGTTGCAATATAGGTGGGGTTGTTGAGTTATGTTTGGCCAACACTACCGCAAAATCTAGAAACTGTTGTGTGAGAATACCATAGCTAGACTTTGGAGTGTTAAgtgtagagagagagagagagagaatggtAATTAGTGTAAGAGAGAGAGGGAAGAAACTTCCATTTGTTTGATTCCTTGTAAAAATCGTTATggatgaataaaaataagagtTTGCAAAGGCACTGTAAATACAATTTACACTTATAGTAACAACgttttaacaataacaaaaaataacataaaatggtagacaaatttaaaatagttaatgttgtctttaattttttttaaggtgaACCAAACCACTTTCctccaaaataatttatgtaaaagtATATCACATTCacatatatacaatatatattcTGAGGATTTTCAGCTTGGTTAATTAGAGAAATTAAGTAGATAAGAGGATTAAACTCTTGACAAAATCTGATTAGCATATTTGGATATTAATGAAGAAAGATAAATTTCCTTTATGATGagtcaaaatatttaaataattaatttgatatttattacCATTATTATAAGGATTATATTGTTAAATAGAGTATTAGAATATTTTCCACTGTAGTCATTTTGTTTCCAATATCTTTCCTCTTCAAGAAGGAAATAGATGTTGAATACTCATAACAGAAAGATATGGTATCATTTCGCATATATAACATTTGTCTTTTATGGATGTAAATGATGTTTAGAATTcgagatttttattattttggagtAATTTATGTTAATTGATTACGTTCGTACTGATGAAAAGAACgtttattactatttataaaaatttaattttaaacattttaaaatatgttttattaaaaatatattttgaatcatTGAGTAAATGGATATGTGGAAagagaagaataagaagaaacAGATCCTtaggtgtaaaaataaaaataaaaaatagttaagacCTGATATAACCCTTTATACTCTGTCATATATCTGAACCATGTGGCAAAATGATGAGGACAATATAAGTAGAAATTTGACCCTTGCGGTATCAGATTAACTACGCCACTTTAGTGTAGTGTCGGTGAAGCCGCGTTTGCGATAGGAATATTGGATAAGGACATGTATAAATccaaaacatacaaaaatatgttgaattcaaaattcaaattcattttaaaataatacattcttatttttattattaaataaaactagataattttaggttaaaatattttttttcttaatttttgtcaaattgttatataaattttaattttgttttcgtgttcaaattttttttatttttgtcaattttattttatttaatattttttgttaataccagttaaatcattaataattataaaaatattgtcatataaaaatattgtcatatgttattttataatttttttaattttttaatttttttaatatttttaatttttttaatgattcaatcagtattaattaaattgaacaaaaattaaaatctatttaaatttgaaaacataattagaaattatttgataaaattcgataaaaattagaaaaaaaatattataatcataattttataataaatgttgttttaaGAAACCGTTactattacaattaaaatattataattttttaatattataatattaaaaaatattatagtttttaattttttatcaaattgaataaaacttgacgaaaaaaatattataatcttaattttataataaatgttgttttaaGAAACCGTATTACTATATTACGATTAAAATATTACAGAAACAAATTACGTATCACATGAAATGTACTAAGAGGCATGATAAATTCATGAATTTTTCCGCATAATATGTGAAGTTGTTGTTGATGGTGAAAAGTGTGACTTGAAAAGAATTTGCTAaggtaaatatttatatatttggtaACAAATAATTAAAGCTAAAAGTATTTAAATGCTTAAAAGAAAATGAGGTGTCTATCCACGTCAGTGTGAGTGTACGGCGAGACTTCCGTACGTCATTGATTTTGACGATGGTATTGTGTTATAAACGGTCTGGATTTACGGAACCTTTAGGGTTACTTATGTTGTTGTGACACTTGTTTGTAGGGGTGCATCACACGCGCTTATGCTTTCTGGTTGTTATTTGACGTTGTCGGTTggttttttattaagaaaatgagTGGTGTGGATATGTGTGCCCAATCAAAGTGTGGGGTGGATGAGGCATTGTCACTGCATTCATATAGGCCACACCACAGTTACATCCTCGAATCTTCACATAATTCCCGTGACAACTGTCTTAGCCTACACCCTTTCATCTTTCGTACACTCTTTTCAATACAcactttacaaaatttaaaaccattCAAAATATAGGGTGTGGCTACTCTCCCCTGAGAGTGAAATGTGGGTTAGGTCCTGTTTAAGTTTGCTCgtgcttttattttttttataaatatagtgAAGTATTATTaggatatttaaattaataaatataatcattttattatatgGTGATagctaaaaatattttttaacatattaatttgaatattgtaaagtaatatttatataagtgATAAGTTAACCTAGTagttagaagaaaaagaaaaaatattatggaTTCGATTTCTCTTACAAGCAATTTGGTATATTTcgttgaattttaatatttttactcctttaaattattaaaaaacaagtTATCACTCAagatgagtcaaaataaattagataactTTTAATAGCACACtaaattaattaagatatataaGTACATcttaatattagaaaataaattcataacaCACTTCTATTAACTAAAAATACTACCAATTATAGATGTTTACGGCTATAAAGATGAAACAAGCATAGATAGTTAATTCGTTATAAGATTGAT carries:
- the LOC114191735 gene encoding protein trichome birefringence is translated as MADATKYVPIGGANLSTDLKSLSTILKTRKTVAFAYAFAIAFVAFTVFLAFSPSPNASSPWFTNIFSSTSSPDGSYKPQIPSIFSLLFPNSSSPSNSSDPLHNNTNTSRSASNATYLSPHLNTTSQTQTLKATSFVNTTQSSVVSSQDAVPFPTTNHTNSQAPVPEVKSPPPVVAKETSGGVKNHTFNTPEAKAITTNQTTNATAPATPATNVPVSFPVQKVPHQNSSSNSSVKSDSVKGVAPNGNYTASLARKQINGKNHTEGNDESMESLMKCDFFDGKWVKDDSYPLYKPDSCSLIDEQFNCIRNGRPDKEYQTYKWKPKGCSLPRLDAHRMLELLRGKRLVFVGDSLNRNMWESLICILRSAVKDKKKVYEANGRVHFRGEASYSFIFKDYHFSVELFVSPFLVQEEEMTDKNGTKKETLRLDLVGQSSSQYKDADIIIFNTGHWWTHDKTSKGQDYYQEGSHVYSELNVLEAFRRALTTWSRWVDANINPSKTMVFFRGYSASHFSGGQWNSGGQCDSESDPIENEKYLTEYPDKMIVLEKVLKNMKTSVTYQNVTRMTDFRKDGHPSIYRKQNLTPEERKSPLRYQDCSHWCLPGVPDIWNEILYAELLMREYRNQHKQKRT